The Nitrospira tepida genome includes a window with the following:
- a CDS encoding Rieske (2Fe-2S) protein has translation MKAKRFPLVRLEELPPGTCRSVETEAGWVALYNVEGRIYATDDVCPHAGGPLGEGQMKGDCVVCPWHGWRFNVKTGQRVDNPDFRVDCFDVTVEDGLIMAEIPLDRPGS, from the coding sequence ATGAAGGCTAAGCGTTTCCCCCTTGTTCGCCTGGAAGAACTGCCCCCGGGAACCTGCCGGTCGGTCGAGACCGAGGCCGGATGGGTGGCGCTCTACAATGTGGAAGGGCGGATCTATGCCACCGACGACGTCTGTCCCCATGCAGGCGGACCGCTGGGCGAAGGTCAGATGAAAGGCGATTGCGTCGTGTGCCCCTGGCACGGATGGCGGTTCAACGTAAAGACCGGACAGCGGGTGGACAATCCTGATTTTCGCGTGGACTGTTTTGATGTGACGGTGGAAGACGGTCTGATCATGGCGGAGATTCCACTCGATCGCCCAGGGTCGTAG